From Spartobacteria bacterium, a single genomic window includes:
- a CDS encoding LacI family transcriptional regulator, with product MRKSSFLQKKEVVLAIKSDDIAKIVGVSRSTVSKVLNNYSNIPESTKKKVMDAIQDHGYKPNLAAQSLAGKANKVIGIMIAEVFETKPKNTDMVAYRSPYFLDFIANAANAAKENGYFVLLDFITDSSTYDDIRYLFKNRNISGGILVGFDYGLEAVYELANGDYNIVFIDLFDEKDVASKQIKTVNTNDFMGGYIATEYLIKNGHTNIVHVSGGVRRLSALKRTEGYLKALEDYHIPFNESLLLNGKFIREVAYDECLKLLSKEIPFTAIFCANDIMALGIHKALSERGLRVPQDVSMIGFDDLLFAQYMIPPLTTVKTHVDKLATSAVEILLEADADGNRSEQEPDGMHCMCGVTLMERESVRNVRVIQ from the coding sequence ATGCGCAAAAGTTCTTTTTTGCAAAAGAAGGAGGTTGTTTTGGCCATCAAGAGTGATGATATAGCGAAAATTGTGGGTGTATCTAGAAGTACGGTATCGAAAGTTCTAAACAACTATTCCAATATTCCCGAATCGACAAAAAAGAAGGTTATGGATGCGATCCAGGATCACGGATATAAACCCAATTTAGCGGCACAGTCGTTGGCTGGTAAGGCCAATAAAGTCATTGGTATTATGATTGCGGAAGTATTTGAAACAAAGCCGAAAAATACCGATATGGTGGCTTATCGCTCGCCTTATTTTTTGGATTTTATTGCTAATGCGGCGAATGCCGCCAAAGAAAACGGCTATTTTGTACTGCTTGATTTTATTACCGATTCATCTACGTATGATGATATACGGTATTTATTTAAGAATCGGAACATTTCCGGCGGTATTCTCGTGGGTTTTGACTATGGCCTTGAAGCAGTTTATGAACTGGCAAATGGTGATTACAACATTGTTTTCATCGATCTTTTTGATGAAAAAGACGTGGCGTCAAAACAAATAAAAACGGTCAATACCAATGATTTTATGGGCGGGTATATCGCCACAGAGTATTTAATCAAAAACGGGCATACCAACATCGTGCATGTGTCAGGCGGGGTTCGGCGTCTTTCCGCTCTGAAGCGCACGGAGGGCTATCTAAAAGCGCTGGAGGATTATCATATCCCCTTCAATGAATCGCTTTTACTCAACGGAAAATTTATCAGAGAGGTGGCTTATGATGAATGCCTGAAATTGCTCTCAAAAGAGATTCCCTTTACCGCTATTTTTTGTGCGAATGACATTATGGCGTTGGGGATACATAAGGCTTTATCGGAAAGAGGTCTTCGCGTGCCGCAGGATGTTTCCATGATCGGATTCGATGATCTTTTATTTGCGCAATATATGATTCCTCCGCTGACAACGGTAAAAACGCATGTCGACAAACTTGCCACCAGTGCTGTTGAGATTCTGTTGGAGGCGGATGCTGATGGCAACCGATCTGAGCAGGAACCTGATGGTATGCACTGCATGTGTGGTGTGACATTGATGGAGCGGGAAAGTGTCCGCAACGTAAGGGTGATACAGTAA
- a CDS encoding M48 family peptidase, translating to MKYLRIVCSIMCSSALLSSMGCATDAVTKESTFNIYSMDEEISLGRNAMMENVRQLQENGVPVLTGGRKVERLNIMMQRIGAVSDMPFLPYEISLIDDPDTVNAMALPGGQVMVFSGLEDPDRGLVRSDDELAAVIAHEVAHVNCRHSTEEMSKTMTAAIIGDLAVALAAEEDQADVAAAVESVFIIGNLVVMPYYSRVDEEEADKVGMRYMALAGYDPRAAVNVWRRVAETQKEPGVMDQIGSIFATHPDSDQRAAYLQEELPEALVLYEASKQTGRTQRLVSTPLRQEISTPSKPGSVPAKALQPAPKSAPALRKMNQMPLKSLNTWNVD from the coding sequence ATGAAATACTTGCGAATTGTATGCTCTATTATGTGCTCCTCTGCACTGCTTTCCAGTATGGGCTGCGCGACCGATGCGGTCACGAAAGAATCGACCTTCAATATTTACTCCATGGATGAAGAAATCAGCCTGGGTCGTAATGCCATGATGGAGAATGTCAGGCAATTGCAGGAGAATGGCGTTCCGGTTTTGACTGGGGGAAGAAAAGTGGAACGTCTCAACATCATGATGCAGCGCATTGGCGCGGTGTCCGACATGCCCTTTCTGCCCTACGAAATATCACTGATTGATGATCCGGATACGGTCAATGCCATGGCACTGCCCGGCGGACAGGTCATGGTTTTCTCTGGTTTAGAAGATCCCGACAGAGGCCTTGTTCGCAGCGATGACGAACTGGCGGCCGTGATTGCCCATGAAGTGGCCCATGTCAACTGCCGGCACTCCACAGAAGAAATGAGTAAAACCATGACAGCCGCCATCATTGGGGATCTTGCTGTTGCGTTGGCAGCAGAGGAGGATCAGGCCGACGTGGCTGCTGCTGTCGAAAGTGTATTCATCATCGGCAACCTTGTAGTCATGCCCTACTATTCACGCGTTGATGAAGAAGAGGCGGACAAAGTCGGGATGCGCTATATGGCGTTGGCAGGCTACGACCCGCGTGCGGCGGTCAATGTGTGGCGACGCGTCGCTGAAACACAGAAAGAACCGGGAGTCATGGATCAGATCGGGTCCATTTTCGCCACCCATCCCGACAGCGATCAACGAGCCGCCTATTTACAGGAGGAACTGCCCGAAGCACTGGTTTTGTACGAGGCATCAAAGCAAACAGGCCGCACACAGCGGCTTGTGTCAACCCCGCTGCGACAGGAAATATCAACACCTTCAAAGCCCGGTTCCGTTCCTGCAAAAGCCCTGCAGCCGGCACCTAAATCGGCACCTGCCCTTCGCAAAATGAATCAGATGCCGTTGAAATCCCTGAATACATGGAATGTTGACTGA
- a CDS encoding response regulator transcription factor, which yields MIKIIIADDHAILREGIRLVLEREPDMEISASVSDGRKVVRACHENQPDIVLMDISMPSLNGIEATRQIIAESTQTRVICLSAHDDAQHITSAVQAGASGYLLKDCSSEELIRSIRLVISGKKYISPSIADVVIDTMNNCGDYKSGTIHSTLTPREREVLQLLAEGQVAKEIAAILHLSVKTINTHREHIMTKLDMHSVAELTKYALREGITE from the coding sequence ATAATCAAAATCATCATTGCAGATGACCACGCCATTCTCCGCGAAGGAATCCGGCTAGTACTGGAGAGGGAACCCGACATGGAGATTTCAGCCAGTGTATCTGACGGGCGGAAAGTCGTTCGGGCATGCCACGAAAATCAGCCGGACATCGTACTGATGGACATATCCATGCCGAGCCTAAACGGCATTGAAGCAACGCGACAAATTATTGCGGAGTCGACACAAACACGCGTCATCTGCCTGTCGGCACACGACGACGCGCAACACATTACGTCCGCAGTACAGGCCGGTGCCTCAGGTTATTTATTAAAGGATTGTTCATCAGAAGAATTAATTCGGTCTATTCGTTTGGTCATTTCCGGCAAAAAATATATCAGTCCATCGATAGCAGATGTGGTCATCGACACCATGAACAACTGCGGCGACTACAAAAGCGGAACCATCCATTCGACATTGACACCCCGTGAACGCGAAGTACTTCAACTACTGGCCGAAGGACAGGTTGCAAAGGAGATCGCCGCAATCCTCCACCTCAGTGTAAAAACAATCAATACTCATCGTGAACACATCATGACCAA
- a CDS encoding phosphohydrolase produces the protein MMSSVKELSLNKQLLKQLSGTPRKILELLVADEEIAALQDYANVVSIKRLGFNDHGPVHMRTVTRNAIIMLELLQKAGLPTSLESEETGSFEDSLCAIILAGFLHDIGMSISREHHERSGADLALPIMDRIVCNAFPTETTRRTIIRSLAYECIIGHMGTQRIHSIEAGTILVADGCDMKKGRARIPIILNQESRVGDIHKYSSAAIESVKITAGKKLPIRIAIEMSASVGFFQVEEVLMQKINVSPIKHYIELQAGVKDREVKSYMS, from the coding sequence ATTATGAGCTCGGTAAAAGAACTGTCCCTCAATAAACAATTGCTCAAACAGCTATCAGGTACGCCTCGAAAAATACTCGAATTACTGGTTGCCGATGAAGAAATTGCTGCACTTCAGGATTATGCCAACGTGGTGTCCATCAAACGTCTCGGATTTAATGATCACGGGCCGGTACATATGCGCACGGTCACTCGAAATGCCATCATTATGCTGGAACTGCTACAAAAAGCGGGGTTACCCACCAGTCTTGAATCGGAAGAGACGGGCTCTTTTGAAGATAGTCTGTGTGCCATTATTCTGGCGGGTTTTTTGCACGACATCGGTATGAGCATATCGCGCGAACATCACGAGCGCAGCGGCGCCGATTTAGCACTGCCCATTATGGATCGGATTGTTTGCAACGCATTCCCAACGGAAACAACCCGGCGAACGATCATCCGGTCGCTGGCTTATGAATGCATTATAGGGCACATGGGAACACAGCGAATCCACTCGATAGAAGCAGGAACCATATTAGTGGCCGACGGATGCGACATGAAAAAAGGTCGAGCACGTATACCTATTATCCTGAATCAGGAATCACGTGTAGGAGACATCCACAAATACTCCTCGGCGGCCATTGAATCGGTTAAAATCACCGCTGGCAAAAAGCTGCCTATCCGTATCGCTATTGAGATGTCTGCGTCTGTTGGTTTTTTTCAAGTGGAAGAGGTTCTAATGCAAAAAATCAACGTAAGCCCTATTAAGCATTATATTGAGTTGCAGGCTGGGGTTAAGGATCGTGAAGTGAAATCTTATATGAGTTGA